TGCGGGGAAGCAAATCCGAAATGTCCATGTATGTTCAGAGGGAGATGTGGAAAACATTTTCCCAAGCCTTTTAGCAACAGCACCACTATCAACAATGATGGGTATGCTTTGTACAGGAGGAGAAACACTCAAAGAACAGTGAAATGCAATAACATATATCTCGATAACAGGTTTGCTATTACTTTAAGCGGTTTAGTTTCCAGCATGCAGTCTCTCTCTGACCATGTTATAAGCAGATTATATGCTCATTATTGTGCTCATGCATTTGTAACCGCAGGCATGTTGTTCCTTACAATCGTGGGCTGCTTGTCAAATACCAAGGACACATTAATGTCGAAAGGTGTAATCGTTCCCAATCGATAAAATatcttttcaaatatattgGGAAAGGACCGGACACAACAACAGCTGTAATGGAATCAGATGTTCAAACTGGGCCTGATATACATGCCAGAATCAACAATGAAAGAGAGGTTGAAGGTGatgagattaaaaattatatatcttgcCGTTATGTCTCTGCAGCAGAGGCTTGTTGGTGTATCTTTGAGTTTCCTATCCATCATAGAGAGCCATATGTGCAAAGACTATACTTCCATCTTGAAAATGAACAGGAGGTCATGTTTCGTGACAATGAGTCGTTGCCAGAAGTTGTGAACAGGGTCGACCCAGATGGAACTATGTTTGTGCAGTGGTTATTAAGCAATCGTTATGACGAGTCAGGGAGACACCCAACGTTTGTGACTTATCCGAAGTATTATCGGTGGGATTTATCTGCAAAGCGTTGGTTTCGACGCCGGCAAAATGTATCTGTTGTTGGCCGTATGGTTTATGCACATCCTGCGTCTGGGGAACGCTTCTATATGCGAATGATATTGAATTTTGTAGCTGGAGCAAAAAACTTTGCCGATGTGCGAACTGTGGATGGCGTTGTGTGCTCTACTTATAAGGAAGCATGTTTCCGCAGGGGCCTCCTCGAGTCTGATAGAGAATGGCACATTGCAATTGATGATGCTGCTAACTATGCTACTGCTCCAAAACTTCGTGAGTTGTTTGTCACTCTCTTGATATTTTGTGAAGTCACTGATCCTGGGACACTATGGGATAAACATTATCTGCAATTGTGTGATGATGTTGAGTACAACCGTCGGAAACTCTTAAATATGCCAAATCTTAGCATCAGCGAACAGGACAAGCAAATGCTCGCACTCAAAGAGATTAATGATCTGTTAAAACAACATGGTAAACGCTTGGAGGATTTTCCAGGAATGCCCCTGCTTAACATGTCAGGCCTTTCAAGGTATAAGAATGACCTTTTGCTAGAAGAAATGATGTACGATCGAAGTCAGCTCCAGTGTCAAGCTTCAGAGAAGGTGACTTGTTTGAATCATATGCAGCGGACTGTTTATCATCGTGTGATGGGAGCTGTTACATCTAACAATGGAGCCCTTCTTTTCGTTTATGGTCATGGAGGTACAGGCAAGACCTTTTTGTGGTCAGCTATAGTCGCACATCTAAGGAGTGAGGGTAAAATTGTGTTGGCCGTCGCCTCTTCTGGTATAGCATCTTTATTGATGGAAGGTAGGCGGACTGCTCACTCGAGATTTAAGATACCAATAGATCTCGATGAGCATAGCTGCtgtgatattaaaaaaaatacaaacctCGCGGATTTGATATGCCAGACAAGTCTTGTGGTTTGGGATGAAGCTCCAATGAACCACCGTTTTGTGTTTGAATTAGTGGATCGCACATTCCGTGACATTTTGACTAAAATAAATCCAAGGGCACGTTCCATGCCATTTGGTGGATTGACAGTCCTGCTTGGTGGAGATTTCAGGCAAACCCTTCCTGTAATTCCTAACAAAGGGCGTGCACATATTATCGAAGCGTGTATATGTAAATCCCACTTGTGGCAATACTGTGAGGTCTACCGATTGGAAGAGAATATGCGTCTTGAAAGGAATGTTCCCCCCATTACTGTTGATGGCAGGGAGGTGGCATTTCAGGAGTGGGTTTTGAGGCTCGGCAATGGGACCGAAAGGATGTACTCTCTGGATGATGATAACGAACCTGCTTGGATAAGGATCCCCACGGAGGTATGTACGTCAATCAGTACAATTACCCTTTTATGACTACTGTACGCAAAAAAAACAGGCATTTACTATATTCGATGTCAATAGATAGTGCCGTCTGCTGATGGCTGAGTAAGGCGGGTGGTATACATTAATTTCTTTGTTTACAATATGCTATCTTCGCTGATGCCTCCCCCAACTCAATGCATACACAGCTTGAGAATCACTTATTATAATCTGCAGCACTTAGCCAAAGATTGAAAATGTACTGAATGTGGGATTTTGCTCCAATCACATTTATTTCCATGTGGCACTATGAATCATGGGGAAATTATACCCTCCAGAAAGATAAAATGGTCCCAAGTGTGACATAATAATAGGCAAAAACTATTATGCCTGCTTTTAGTTAATCTATATGTTGCAATCTGAGTAAGGCGGGTGGTAAACATTACTTTCTTTGTTTACAATATGCTATCTGTGCTGATGCCTCCCCCAACTTCATGCGTACACAGCTTGAGAATCACTTATTATAATTTGCACCACTTAGCCAAAGCTTAAAAATGTGCTGAATGTGCCATTTTGCTCCAATAACATTTATGTCCATGTGGTACTATAAATCATGGGGAAATTATACCCTCCAGAAAGATAAAATGGTCCAAACTGTAGCATAATGATATGCAAAAACTATTATGCTTGCTTTTGGTTAATCTATATGTTGCAATCTGATTTTAAACGTGATTCTGGGTAGGTTGGAAAATGGATTCCCCTTTTAATAAGACACAAAACAGTGGATTATACTTGCTGCTATCTGCTGCCTAATATATAACAGCCTATAATGTTTATATTATCCTGGCTGCTTGACCACCTTCATAGGTATCATTTCTTAAGATTCATATTCAATTCCAATATTACTGTGCCATGCCATTGATTTTTGACATCATTCTAACCGCACTCTGTGAAAGAGCTCCGTTTAGGAAATTGTTAGCCACATGTTAAATCTTCAGAAAATTAGCAGGCCTGATATTAGACTGCAACTAAACATTAGAGCACTAAATACTTTTTCCGGGGTACCATCTACTTACAAAGATTAGGGAACGACTTTATACCATAGCTTATTGTACTTGAGGAATCATTTGCCGGCGCGATGTACGATAACCTCTGAAAGTTTCATCACTAAATTTGGTAGTATGGTGGgaaattgtatatataatgcATGTTATTCCCCTGTTacacacaaaaacacataaCGATGAAAATGGGTTGCAAGATTCGGAGCTCGAATTCTTGGATAAGTTTTGGGTTCATTAGAAATCTTAATATATGTGGA
This genomic window from Daucus carota subsp. sativus chromosome 7, DH1 v3.0, whole genome shotgun sequence contains:
- the LOC108194747 gene encoding uncharacterized protein LOC108194747; protein product: MCGSRDASVRPDIVARVFKLKLDVMMTDLTENNVLGRVLASVYTVEFQKRGLPHAHIVLWLADEDKLKTPEDIDEVICAEIPDKETDTIGYRAVSQLMMHGPCGEANPKCPCMFRGRCGKHFPKPFSNSTTINNDGYALYRRRNTQRTVKCNNIYLDNRHVVPYNRGLLVKYQGHINVERCNRSQSIKYLFKYIGKGPDTTTAVMESDVQTGPDIHARINNEREVEGDEIKNYISCRYVSAAEACWCIFEFPIHHREPYVQRLYFHLENEQEVMFRDNESLPEVVNRVDPDGTMFVQWLLSNRYDESGRHPTFVTYPKYYRWDLSAKRWFRRRQNVSVVGRMVYAHPASGERFYMRMILNFVAGAKNFADVRTVDGVVCSTYKEACFRRGLLESDREWHIAIDDAANYATAPKLRELFVTLLIFCEVTDPGTLWDKHYLQLCDDVEYNRRKLLNMPNLSISEQDKQMLALKEINDLLKQHGKRLEDFPGMPLLNMSGLSRYKNDLLLEEMMYDRSQLQCQASEKVTCLNHMQRTVYHRVMGAVTSNNGALLFVYGHGGTGKTFLWSAIVAHLRSEGKIVLAVASSGIASLLMEGRRTAHSRFKIPIDLDEHSCCDIKKNTNLADLICQTSLVVWDEAPMNHRFVFELVDRTFRDILTKINPRARSMPFGGLTVLLGGDFRQTLPVIPNKGRAHIIEACICKSHLWQYCEVYRLEENMRLERNVPPITVDGREVAFQEWVLRLGNGTERMYSLDDDNEPAWIRIPTEGNQIVAMVRNTQKANCFPLISEGKVYQISNAKVVTAAKAFRAIDRNVSLLIFHGTRIQPAADTDLILRHRFDLTPFEEKKLCVDVIGLVTDYGNLETIANGAQKLDIILENESCRGEPAELLGAPVNRPTVEANANNLKHLTIQEILEYHLPAGENLSVHVFAQLKERCLAASASQRLLLFWKRRGGTTTAVQNVRAKPDCLARITTATAAQKMCQN